TTTTTACCATCGAGGGCATCGGCCAGCTGGGGAATGGTTTCCACCCCAAAGCCGTACTGCTTGTTGAAGTGCTGCACCACGGCCCGCCGCAGGGTTTGGCGGCAGATATACATGGTGATGAAGCCGGGCGTGTAGAAGGAGCCGTCCTTGTAGCCGTTGAGCTTCTCGAAGATGAGGCCGAGCACGGCGGCGGAAATGAGGGCTTTGCCGTCTTCCTGCACCTGCTCCTCCCCTTCGGAGGCAAAATCATAGGCATCGAGAAAGCGCAGCAGGTAAGCCAGGGCCTGGGGCGCCGGGCCGGCAGTGCGCAGCACAGACTTGCGGTGCAGGGGCAGCGCGAGGTGGTCTTCGAGGGCGCTGACCTTGATGGTTTTGTTTTCGAGCAGGGAGGGCTCGTAGAGGGAGGAGTTGAGGTAGGGTATGTGGCTGTACTGCGTTTTGACGGGCTCTTTGCGCTCCTGGGGCGGGGTGTTGAGGACGCGGAAGAAGAGCTTGTTGAGGGTGTCGTACTCGGGGATGAGCTCGGGGGTAAGGAAGCGGAAGCGGGCATCGTGGCCGGGGTGGTAGCGGCGGAGCTGGCCTTCGAGGAGCTTGAGGAAGAGCAGGCGGTTTACCCAGGTGAGGCAGAGCTCGAGGGCGACGCCGGTGAGGCGCTCCTCGGGGGTGGCGCCGTAGGTGGCGGCCTAGGCGGGCGTGAGGTTGGTCAGCTCGTTTTCACTGTCGAGGATGAGACGGGTGTTTTCGAGCAGGGAGCCGGGCTGCTGGCGCTCGGGGGCGCAGCGCTGGATGAGCTTGCGGCCCTTGTCCTTTACTTCTTCCAGGCCAATGAGGTAGAGCAGCTCCTCGTAGAAGGCGCGGTTAAGGGTGTTGGCGTCCTGGGCAAAGGGCTCTTTGAGCAGGTGGGGCGGGGAAAGCAGCTTGCAGAGCAGTATCTGGTCGCGCTCCTGGGTGGTTTTGGCAGTGAGGTTGAAGTAGGTGAAGGGCAGCTCGGCGGGCAGGGCCTCCAGGAAGGGCGCGGCTATGCTGTCGTAGAAGAAGCTGGTTTTGCTGGAGGAAGCGGCTTTGCGGTCGAACTCGCGGAACTGGCTTTTCAGGGTGGTATTGGCCCAGAAGAGGCGGTCGAAGTCGAGGGCATCGAATAGGAACCACTCGTAGCCGTTGGTGATGACCAGGCGCTTGAGGCTTTTGCTGTCGGTGTCGGCGTGCTTGTCGCGGTCCTGCAGGTAGTAGTAGAGCAGCTCGTGGAAGGCGCGGCGGTTGAGGTTGGTGGTGGTGACCATTTCCCCTGCAGTTTGGGGGCGCTTGAGCTCGAGGATTACGCCGACGGGGTCCTGGGGGCGGGCGCCGGTGCGGATAACCAGGTCGCGCTTCTGGCGCACGTTGACGTCGTAGGCGCCGAAGTTGGTATTCGTCAGGAAGCGGACGACGAGGTTTTTGACGTACTCCTCGGTTTCGTTTTGCTGCACGGCGTGGGCCACGTCGCGCAGCAGGGCGGTGCGGCCGGTTTCAAAGGTGTCGAGCTGCTCGCGGGTGGGTTTCTGGCGGCGGTAGGCGAGGTCGAGGGACTGAGCGGGGGTGAGTAGCTTAGGTAGCAATGCGAGCGGATAAACGGGGTAAGGAAATAGCCGGGCAAGCTACTGAAAAGCGGGGTGGAATGGTGAGGGTTGAGGGTTGGGGTGGTAGAAATAAAAGCCAGGTGGAGTAGGTATTCTTATTCAAAAAAGTCAAAATTCGCTGCCGAAGCCTTTAAGCCGGCTGATTGGTTTACCCGCGCTGTTACGCCGGGGGTGCGAAACCGCTTAGCGTATACGCTACCGGTTGTCCTGCTAATCAGGATGCATGCCGGCCAGCGTAGCCGCTATTCCGTCTGAAAGGTCGTATCTTGCCTGGCAGGCAAGCGGATAGCCAGGTATAGTGCTATAAAGCTTTGCCCTGGAAGTCCGGACCCGCGGTTTTATCCGGCTGACAGCCTGCTGCGCCCTACGCATCGGCTACTCCCCTCCTCCTACCAACCAACCCGCACTTGCCAGTCAGGCTGGTGATACAGACTCCATGCAGGAAAGCGAAAAAAAATATCGGCGGTATATCGAAGCCAGCCAGGATTGCTTAGTCACGCTTAATCTGGAGGGCGCCATCATGGACAGCAATGAGGCCGCCGTTATGCTGACAGGCGTGGAACGCAACGCCCTGGTGGGGGCTGATTTTTCCGCCTTTTTTACGGAGCCGGAATTGGTAAGGAATACCTACCGGGAGGCAATGGGGCAGGGCGTGGTTCGAAACGTGCCCTTCACCATCCGCCACGCCAGCGGCACTTTGACGGAGGTTTTATTGGACGGCTTCGTGCATAAGAACGAGCAGGGCGCGGTTCTGGGCGCGGTGTTAGTAGCCCGGGAAGCGGCCGGGAAGACCTGGGCTGCCGAGTTGGGTATTGCCAACAAGGAACTGGCTTTTCAGCTCAACGAAAAGGAAAAACGCGCCGACGAGCTCAGCATTGCCAACCAGGAGCTAGCGTTCCAGAATGAGGAAAAAGAGAAGCGGGCCCAGGAGCTGCGGGTAGCCAACAAAGAACTGGCTTTTCAGAATGACGAGAAGGAAAAGCGGGCCCAGGAATTAAGTATTGCCAACACCGAGTTGGCATTCCAGAACGACGAGAAGGAGAAGCGCGCGGCCGAGCTGGTCCTGGCCAACACTGAACTGGCCTTTCAGAACGATGAGAAAGTAAAGCGGGCCGCCGAGCTGCGCGTGGCTAACTATGCCCGCGGTCTGATTGAAGCCAGCCGCGACCCGCTGGTGACCATTAGTCCGGAAGGTAAAATCACCGACATGAACCAAGCCACGGTGAAAATTACCGGGATGCCCCGGGCACAACTGATTGGGTCCGATTTCTTCGTGTACTTCACCGACCCGCAGATGGCGCGCGAGGTGTATCAGGAAGTATTTGCCAAGGGCGCGGTGGCCGATTCACCTCTCACCCTGCGCCACAAAAACGGCAAGCTCACCGACGTGCTCTTCAATGGGTCCGTCTATAAGAACGACGAGGGCCAGGTGCTGGGCGTGGTGATTGTGGCCCGGGATGTGACCGACCAAAAGCGCATTGCCACCGAGCTGATTGAAGCCCGATTCGCGGCCGAGCGTGCTACCGTGCTGGCCGAAGAGGCCCAGGCCAAAGCGGAAAGCGCGGTAAAAGCCAAGCAGCAGTTTCTCAGCAACATGAGCCACGAAATTCGGACGCCCATGAATGCCATTATCGGCTTTACGAAAGTACTGCTCAGTACGGAACTGACGGATAAGCAAAGGGAATACCTGACGGCCATTAAGCTCAGCGGCGATACGCTGATTGTGCTCATCAACGACATTCTGGATCTGGCCAAAGTGGATGCGGGCAAAATGACGTTTGAGCAACTTCCGTTCAAGCTCGCAGCGTCGGTATCGGCCATGGTGCACCTGTTCGAAACCAAGATTCAGGAAAAGAACCTGGCCCTGGTGATGGACTACGACGCCAAAATCCCGGAGGTGCTGCTGGGTGACCCCGTGCGGCTGCACCAGATTATTCTCAACCTGGTGAGCAATGCCGTGAAGTTCACCAGCGAAGGCGCTATTACGGTGGGGGTGCGCATGCTGGTGCAGGACCAGGAAAAAGTCATCCTGGAGTTTTCGGTGACCGACACGGGCATTGGCATTGAAGAAGCCAAGCTGAGCACGGTGTTTGACGACTTCCAGCAGGCCACCAGCGGCACCAGCCGCCTGTACGGCGGCACAGGCCTGGGCCTGGCCATTGTTAAAAACCTGGTGGAGCCCCAGGGCGGCACCATTCACGTGAAAAGCACGGTAGGCGTGGGCTCCACGTTTAGCTTTATCCTGAGCTTTGGCAAAACGAGCGAAAAAGTGGATGCTGAATCGGGGTTGATCCTGGAGCGGGAAGCCGGGTTCCAGGACGTCCGGATTCTGGTGGTGGAAGACATTGCCCTGAACCAGCTGCTGATGAAGACGCTGCTGGAAGACTTCGGCTTTGCGATGGATGTGGCGGGCAACGGGAAAATAGCCCTGGAGAAGCTGCGCACCACCCGTTACGACATTGTGCTCATGGACTTGCAAATGCCCGTGATGAACGGGTTTGAGGCCACGGAACACATACGCCAGGAACTGCGCCTGAACGTGCCCATCATTGCCCTGACGGCTGACGTGACGACCGTGGATGTGCAGAAGTGCAAGGCCGTAGGCATGAACGACTACATCTCCAAACCCATTGATGACAAGCTGCTTTACAGCAAAATTATCAAGTATCTGAAGCTGGCTGGCGCTGACCAAACCGCCGGAGCCGCTGTGGAAAGCCCCACCACACAGGCCGAGAACTGCGTCAACTTCAATTATTTGAAACGGATAACCAAAAGTGATGCGCGCATGGCTGAAATGATAGGCCTCTACCTGCAGGAAATTCCCCAGCTGGTGCAAACCATGAAGCAGGCTATTGCCGAAAAAGACTGGCCAGGTTTAAAAGGCGCCACGCATTCCATCATTCCCACGTTTGCCACCATGGGGATGAACCCTGAACTGGAGGGCATGGCTAAAGCCCTCCAGGAGCAGGCGGACCGTTTGATTGCCACCGGAGAAGGGGCCGGCGCGGAAGCAATGGCCGGGCTCCTGTTTATGTTTTCCAAGATTGAGGCGGCCTGCAGCCTGGCGGCCCAGGAACTGCAGGCGAAGCTGCGCACACTGGTTCCTCCGCCTGCCCTGGCGTAGGCGAAAAAGCAGAGCGCGCCCACGGGTGGAGGTGGAATAGTGACGCCTTCCCTTTCCGCTTTTGGCAATAGATACGTCCGTATGGCTCCATCAGGGTTTATGGGCCTGACAGTGCTCTACATGACACGCTCCGGCACACCTATGCGTTGGAGGCGTTGCCTGTTAGATAAGTGCATAGGGCCCGGCAACATGGCCAGCGGGATACTTCGCGGGCGGTTGGCGGAGGTGGGCGCGTTAAGTAGCTTGGGTAGTTGGTCAGGCTTCAGGGGGAGGCGGCCAGTTGGGGCGCGGGTGGCGCTGGGCGGCCAGCTGCACCTGCCGGCGTTGATGCTCGGCAGCTTCGACTGTGAGCAGGCCGCGGCGCTCCTTTTGCTTGATGATGGTGAGCTTGAGGCGCAGGTGTTCGATGTTGGGGTGGTCCGAAGGGATGCGGCGGCCGATGCCCGTGGTGAGCTGTGGGGCTATTTGCTGGAGCTGGTGCAGGGTGGCGGCCTGCTCGCCGGCGCTGTGGGCTTTCTGGTCGAGGTGCTGGGATTCCAGATATTGGGCCTTACGCTCGAAGTAGGCGTGCAGCAGCTCGTAGATGCGGGCGGGGTCGATGGCTTGGTATAATGTCCTTGAGACTGTCGTGGGTGTAAGTGTGGGCCAGCGTGTCGGCTATTTCGAGGATGTCGGCGGCGTCGGGCTTGTCGGGCACGCGGAGGGAATCGATGAAGGCCCGGAGGATGACTACCAGCAGCTTGACAACTGTGGATATGAGGCTCCAAATGAAAATTTCATAGCCCGCCTCCGCTTAAACGCTTAATTTGATGAGAAGCTCCATCTTGCGCTGCAATGCCGGCTACATTCCGCATTAGTCTTTTTCAACTTTTGAAAACATGCCCTCACAAGCCCTTTCCATCCGTCCTTTTATCGGAGCCAGCGACTTCGCCGTTTCGCGAAGCTTCTACCGCGCATTCGGTTTCACTGAAATAGTGCTCTCACCCGTTATGTCGTATTTCGGGCTACAGGGCGTAGGCTTTTACCTGCAGGATGCATACGTGCAAGATTGGGTGGATAACACCATGCTGTTTCTGGAGGTAGCGGATGTGGAGCAGTATTGGGCTGAACTAGCGGCACTAGACTTACCCGGCAAGTACGAGGGCGTACGAATTCTGCCTGTTCGGCAGGAAGCCTGGGGTAAGGAGGGTTTCGTCCACGACCCCTCCGGCATCCTGTGGCATATCGGCGAGTTTAACAAAAGCCAGTAGGTTTCCCACTCCTGTTTAGACAGCCAGCGCAACTAATGGCGTGCGGTCTGTACATGCACCACCGCTAAAAAGGACGTGGCGGTTTCCTCGTAGCAGGTAGCAAAGCGGCCCGCATCTTTGAAGCAACCAAAGAAGCGTTCGACTTTGTTGAGGTCCGTGTAGAGGCTTTTATTGTAGAAGGGATGATTAAGCCGTTTGGCTTTGGGCGGGATAATGCTTCCATCCCATGCCGGACCAGTGTGCCGAGCACGTTATTGGAATCATAAGCCTTGACAGCCATGGCCGCGCCAGGTTGCCCAGGTAAGACCGTCAGCAGCGCGGGACGTTGGGGTTACTAGCCTCTGCGCCCGGCGTGAGCACTAATTGCCCAACGCGTCGACCACAGCGCATCCTGTTCGAAAAGCCTTTAGCTACCCTTTTGCCCGGCGCTCTAGCGGTGCGTACGACGTGCATTGCCCGGCTGTACTCCGCCAAAATGCGTCTGCGCCCCCTGCTGCGCGGCGCCAAAACCAATGGGAGTGCTCCTACCGGCAAACTACCCACGCGGCACACAAAAAGCGCCGGCCTACCGGCCGGCGCTTTTCATCGATTCAGGTAAGAATAAGACCTGAAAGGTTACACTTTGGCCTTATGCGCAGCCATTTTTTTAGCTTTCTGGTCGGCGCGAAGCTGCTCAAATTTGGCATACTGCTCTTTGCTCAGGATTTGCTGTAGCTTAGCCTGATACAGGGCTTTGCTGGCTTTACGCTCCTGCTTCTGGCCCTTGCTTTTGACGGCGCCAGTGCTGGCTACATGGCCCTGCTGGGCCTGATAGCGGCTGAGCTGCAGCTGGCGCACCTGTTCGGTCTGCTGAGCAGATAGACCTAGTTGCCTGGCCATGTGCTTGGCGGAGTGCGCTGCACGCTGCTCCGGGGTTTTATGGGCTTTGGTGCCGCGCTCGGTCTTTACTTTATGCTGCTGGGTTACTTCGCTCTGAGCGGAGGCCACACCCGTGGAAAGGGTGAAGGCGGCGAGGAGAACAAGGATGTTTTTCATGGACGTCGTATTAGATTTGTCTGGTTTGAAAGGGCAGTATAGCAAGCAGCGCTTCAGCTTGTTTTCTGCTTCTGACAAGGTATAAGACAAGTCTAATGCCAACTTTCGAAACCAATCCCTTCTGAGGAATAATAAAAAATAGTCAATTCGGCCATTAAACTTTCACCTTGCAAAGGTGTCGTTGATAGCTATATGGGTTTACTGAACTGGGGTACAACAGGCTATTGGATTATTGCACCACCTTTTAAGCCAAGCAAGCATCTACCCTACTGTGAGCAGATCCTTTAAGAAGCTGTCTGCGCTAGATTTTCAGGTTCTTGAATTAGTGGGGAGAAGCATAGCTGCTTCTCCGGCGTTAAACGACAATCGTGCGACAGGCGCGGTCGACGAGACCTAACCATGCGTCTCGTCATCGTTCTAATAGCTCTTCGCATACTCAAACAG
The Hymenobacter sp. DG25B genome window above contains:
- a CDS encoding ATP-binding protein — encoded protein: MQESEKKYRRYIEASQDCLVTLNLEGAIMDSNEAAVMLTGVERNALVGADFSAFFTEPELVRNTYREAMGQGVVRNVPFTIRHASGTLTEVLLDGFVHKNEQGAVLGAVLVAREAAGKTWAAELGIANKELAFQLNEKEKRADELSIANQELAFQNEEKEKRAQELRVANKELAFQNDEKEKRAQELSIANTELAFQNDEKEKRAAELVLANTELAFQNDEKVKRAAELRVANYARGLIEASRDPLVTISPEGKITDMNQATVKITGMPRAQLIGSDFFVYFTDPQMAREVYQEVFAKGAVADSPLTLRHKNGKLTDVLFNGSVYKNDEGQVLGVVIVARDVTDQKRIATELIEARFAAERATVLAEEAQAKAESAVKAKQQFLSNMSHEIRTPMNAIIGFTKVLLSTELTDKQREYLTAIKLSGDTLIVLINDILDLAKVDAGKMTFEQLPFKLAASVSAMVHLFETKIQEKNLALVMDYDAKIPEVLLGDPVRLHQIILNLVSNAVKFTSEGAITVGVRMLVQDQEKVILEFSVTDTGIGIEEAKLSTVFDDFQQATSGTSRLYGGTGLGLAIVKNLVEPQGGTIHVKSTVGVGSTFSFILSFGKTSEKVDAESGLILEREAGFQDVRILVVEDIALNQLLMKTLLEDFGFAMDVAGNGKIALEKLRTTRYDIVLMDLQMPVMNGFEATEHIRQELRLNVPIIALTADVTTVDVQKCKAVGMNDYISKPIDDKLLYSKIIKYLKLAGADQTAGAAVESPTTQAENCVNFNYLKRITKSDARMAEMIGLYLQEIPQLVQTMKQAIAEKDWPGLKGATHSIIPTFATMGMNPELEGMAKALQEQADRLIATGEGAGAEAMAGLLFMFSKIEAACSLAAQELQAKLRTLVPPPALA
- a CDS encoding glyoxalase, with protein sequence MPSQALSIRPFIGASDFAVSRSFYRAFGFTEIVLSPVMSYFGLQGVGFYLQDAYVQDWVDNTMLFLEVADVEQYWAELAALDLPGKYEGVRILPVRQEAWGKEGFVHDPSGILWHIGEFNKSQ